From a region of the Kwoniella mangroviensis CBS 8507 chromosome 1 map unlocalized Ctg01, whole genome shotgun sequence genome:
- a CDS encoding cyclin-dependent kinase regulatory subunit, translating to MSKSKQPTMEELAERIIYSDRYSDDKFEYRHVILPKAMLKYIPKSYFSSDDSGLLRILEENEWRGIGITQSLGWEHFEVHAPEPHILLFRRPLPAKR from the exons ATGTCCAAGAGCAAACAGCCCACCATGGAGGAATTGGCGGAGAG AATCATATATTCAGATCGAT ACTCTGATGATAAGTTCGAATATCGACACGTGATACTTCCAAAAGCCATGTTGAAGTACATCCCAAAAAG TTATTTCTCATCGGATGATTCGGGACTATTGAGAATACTCGAAGAGAATGAATGGCGAGGGATAGGCATTACGCAGTCCTTAGGATGGGAACACTTCGAAGTGCATG CGCCCGAACCACATATCT TACTGTTTCGACGACCACTC CCCGCTAAGCGATAA
- a CDS encoding ribosomal protein P2 — translation MKYLASYLLLQLGGNASPSAADVKAHLETVGIEAEQERLDKLISELEGKDINELIAEGSSKLASVPSGGAAPSAAAGGASAAAAGGDAAAPAEEKKEEAKEESDDDMGFGLFD, via the exons ATGAAGTACCTCGCCTCctatctcctcctccagctcgGTGGTAACGCCTCCCCCTCCGCTGCCGACGTCAAGGCTCACCTCGAGACCGTCGGTATCGAGGCCGAACAAGAGAGACTCGACAAATTGATCTCTGAACTTGAAGGTAAAGACATCAACGAG CTCATCGCTGAAGGTTCATCCAAACTCGCTTCCGTCCCATCCGGTGGTGCCGCTCCTtccgctgctgctggtggtgCTTCCGCCGCCGCTGCCGGTGGTGATGCCGCTGCCCCtgctgaggagaagaaagaggaggcCAAGGAGGAGTCCGATGATGACATG GGTTTCGGTCTTTTCGACTAA
- a CDS encoding mitochondrial 37S ribosomal protein uS5m: MSKHITRPLRAIGSSSRIIRRSASTVAESSTSSSPSSSSDLPPTASSSSSSTPSESTSTKPSGLPRQAFSIPYSPVPRLPNFPNTYNSPIHKHYNHPSPLFSPPPPSKYPTTLEDQNALRKEQKLSAVSGLSREELRGLNRFVVRSRKVQHMTKKGKMGVNQAYVVVGSPERGLVGLGRGRGHNGAAAADAAFHKAVLSMDYVNRYESRTLWGEGKDLTGKWGAAKVHLRARPPGFGLMVPPMIHRLFTACGIKDASAMITGSRNRPDVLKATIQILHGGGNPSGFGTGLFGRKGPRENKGQGMRSKEEIERERGRYGVDVGRRT, encoded by the exons ATGTCAAAGCACATCACTCGTCCACTCAGAGCGATAGGCTCATCATCGAGGATAATACGCAGGTCAGCATCTACAGTAGCTGAATCGtcgacatcctcatctccatcttcatcttccgatctGCCTCctacagcttcatcctcatcctcgtcaaccCCTTCcgaatcaacatcaaccaaaCCAAGTGGTCTACCAAGACAAGCATTCTCGATCCCTTATTCTCCTGTCCCTCGTTTACCAAACTTCCCAAATACCTATAACTCACCTATACATAAACATTACAACCACCCTTCACCGTTATTctcccctccaccaccttcgaaaTACCCTACGACGCTGGAAGATCAAAATGCTCTGAGAAAGGAACAGAAGCTTTCGGCTGTATCTGGATTGAGCAGGGAAGAATTGAGGGGGCTGAATAGATTCGTAGTGAGGAGTAGAAAGGTGCAGCATATGacaaagaagggaaagat GGGGGTGAACCAAGCTTATGTAGTCGTCGGATCACCTGAACGAGGTTTAGTAGGATtaggtagaggtagaggtcATAATGGTGCTGCAGCTGCTGATGCGGCTTTCCATAAAG CCGTTCTCTCGATGGACTACGTGAACCGATATGAATCTCGTACGCTTTGGGGAGAAGGTAAAGATTTGACTGGGAAATGGGGTGCTGCGAAAGTACATCTTAGAGCTAGACCTCCAG GATTCGGTCTGATGGTCCCACCGATGATTCATCGGTTGTTCACTGCATGCGGCATCAAAGATGCCAGCGCTATGATCACCGGCTCCAGAAATAGACCGGACGTTCTCAAAGCGACCATCCAGATATTACACGGTGGT GGCAACCCATCAGGATTCGGTACGGGTCTGTTCGGCAGGAAAGGGCCGAGGGAGAATAAAGGTCAAGGGATGAGGAgtaaagaagagattgagagggagaggggaAGATACGGTGTGGATGTCGGTAGAAGGACATAG